One segment of Manihot esculenta cultivar AM560-2 chromosome 4, M.esculenta_v8, whole genome shotgun sequence DNA contains the following:
- the LOC110612516 gene encoding uncharacterized protein LOC110612516: MTPAQPLMDIDPDHKHHSIKVEVDIDDKTSLARSDGMSSRCVDNIGETVGERSTLLDEQPKPMDHQDVEVDITTYKNISENKSAEPEDPDATEYSSSFANTLSDTEKCSGRSETEVESQFFDDSDLASPYDAFSSIFQTRKKKLTNHWRSFIRPLMWRCKWTELKVKEIESQALKYARELTTIEQRKNSQIYQSTFEDFCSKSVPFTNQCYRRRAVKRRKRKRIEDTADATSYMLHHKLFSYLESKRSNPDGSSMIDDFDNTAIAEHHADCNDKFGNKNEQLSFELEDSDNSLEQVLWKIELVQSRIHKLKNQLDMVMSKNATKFSSSENLSLLAPGDAQTSSAPSPTFSAGNGETMPIGAIHNVNQHISGYDIGDLVMPDSAISSYGEAIHVPDIIESTVGMLAAADVTFCQPQIGDSCEDIVDNVLIHTEAAEGETHAFIGTNNQLLEKHREQDKGEEGESTNPCPVSTSEPDPTTKTIVSQEQSTLKSYLASDFQFPKNKRKRGERKAGSGGWSKKCSGELDSQ; encoded by the exons ATGACTCCTGCACAGCCATTAATGGATATTGATCCAGACCATAAACATCATTCTATAAAAGTTGAAGTTGATATAGATGACAAAACTAGCTTGGCAAGATCAGATGGGATGAGTTCAAGATGCGTAGACAATATTGGAGAAACAGTTGGTGAGAGAAGCACTCTGTTGGATGAACAACCTAAGCCAATGGACCATCAGGATGTAGAAGTTGACATaacaacatacaaaaacataagTGAGAACAAATCAGCAGAACCCGAAGATCCAGATGCAACTGAATATTCAAGCTCATTTGCAAACACTCTTTCTGATACTGAGAAATGTTCTGGACGAAGTGAAACTGAAGTGGAATCACAATTTTTTGATGACAGTGATTTGGCATCCCCATATGATGCATTCAGTAGCATTTTCCAGACAAG GAAGAAGAAGTTAACAAATCACTGGAGGAGCTTTATACGTCCTCTGATGTGGCGCTGCAAATGGACAGAACTGAAAGTTAAGGAAATTGAATCTCAAGCATTGAAATATGCCAGAGAACTTACAACAATTGAACAGAGAAAAAATTCACAAATCTATCAATCTACATTTGAAGACTTTTGTTCCAAGTCTGTACCATTTACAAATCAATGTTATAGAAGAAGAGCTGTAAAGAGGAGGAAACGAAAAAGAATAGAAGATACAGCTGATGCAACATCATATATGTTACACCATAAACTTTTTTCTTATCTGG AAAGCAAGAGATCCAATCCAGATGGAAGTTCAATGATAGATGATTTTGACAATACAG CAATTGCAGAACATCATGCTGATTGCAATGACAAGTTTGGCAATAAAAATGAACAATTATCTTTTGAGCTTGAAGATAGTGATAATTCCTTGGAGCAAGTCCTTTGGAAAATTGAACTAGTGCAATCTCGTATTCACAAGCTGAAGAATCAACTAGATATGGTGATGTCAAAAAATGCCACTAAGTTTTCTTCCTCTGAGAATTTAAGCCTTCTAGCACCCGGTGATGCGCAGACAAGCTCGGCTCCTAGTCCAACATTCTCAGCTGGCAATGGAGAAACAATGCCAATAGGGGCTATTCATAACGTGAATCAGCATATCTCAGGATATGATATTGGAGATTTGGTAATGCCTGATAGTGCAATATCAAGTTATGGAGAGGCTATTCATGTACCTGATATAATTGAaagcacagttggaatgttggCTGCTGCTGATGTTACCTTCTGTCAGCCACAAATTGGAGATTCATGTGAAGAT ATTGTGGATAATGTGCTGATACATACTGAAGCAGCTGAGGGAGAGACGCACGCTTTCATAGGGACAAATAATCAACTCCTAGAGAAACATCGTGAACAAGacaaaggagaagaaggagaaagcaCCAATCCTTGTCCAGTTTCTACCTCCGAACCAGATCCAACGACGAAAACCATAGTGTCACAGGAGCAATCAACTCTGAAGTCATATTTAGCCTCAGATTTCCAGTTTCCAAAGAACAAAAGAAAGCGGGGCGAGAGGAAAGCTGGTTCAGGTGGCTGGAGCAAGAAATGTTCAGGAGAGCTTGATAGCCAGTAA